From Oryctolagus cuniculus chromosome 17, mOryCun1.1, whole genome shotgun sequence, a single genomic window includes:
- the PLD6 gene encoding mitochondrial cardiolipin hydrolase, translated as MGRLGWRAVAVAAAGLSLALEALPWLLRWLWAGRRRPRREVLFFPSQVTCTEALLQAPGAAAAAPAGCPCSLPHCESSLSRLLRALLAARASLELCLFAFSSPQLGRAVQLLHQRGVRVRVITDCDYMALNGSQIGLLRKAGIQVRHDQDLGYMHHKFAIVDKKVLITGSLNWTTQAIQNNRENVLVMEDPVYVRLFLEEFERIWDEFNPAKYTFFPQKQAR; from the exons ATGGGGCGGTTGGGGTGGcgggcggtggcggtggcggccgCGGGCCTCTCGCTGGCCCTGGAGGCGttgccctggctgctgcgctGGCTGtgggccgggcggcggcggccgcggcgcgaGGTGCTCTTCTTTCCGTCGCAGGTGACCTGCACCGAGGCCCTGCTGCAGGCcccgggcgcggcggcggcggcccccgcGGGCTGCCCGTGCAGCCTGCCGCACTGCGAGAGCTCGCTGAGCCGCCTGCTGCGCGCCCTGCTGGCCGCCCGCGCCAGCCTGGAGCTCTGCCTCTTCGCCTTCTCCAGCCCGCAGCTGGGGCGCGCCGTGCAGCTGCTGCACCAGCGCGGGGTGCGCGTGCGGGTCATCACCGACTGCGACTACATGGCCCTCAACGGCTCGCAGATCGGCCTGCTGCGCAAGGCGG GGATCCAGGTTCGCCACGACCAGGACCTGGGCTACATGCACCACAAGTTCGCCATCGTGGACAAGAAGGTGCTGATCACGGGCTCGCTCAACTGGACCACGCAGGCCATCCAGAACAACCGGGAGAACGTGCTGGTCATGGAGGACCCGGTGTACGTGCGCCTCTTCCTGGAGGAGTTCGAGCGCATCTGGGACGAGTTCAACCCCGCCAAGTACACCTTCTTCCCGCAGAAGCAGGCGCGCTGA
- the FLCN gene encoding folliculin isoform X3, which translates to MNAIVALCHFCELHGPRTLFCTEVLHAPLPQGAGSGDSPGQGEQAEEEEGGIQMSGRGRAHSPAEGAGAEPGSAGPRKSDMCEGCRSLAAGHPGYISHDKETSIKYVSHQHPNHPQLFSIVRQACVRSLSCEVCPGREGPIFFGDEQHGFVFSHTFFIKDSLARGFQRWYSIIAIMMDRIYLISSWPFLLARVRAIIDELQGKALKVFEAEQFGCPQRAQRMNTAFTPFLHQRNGNAARSLTSLTSDDNLWACLHTSFAWLLKACGSRLTEKLLEGAPTEDTLVQMEKLAGAGRPVLPHAGLARAHGEPGDLEEQRRGPGPLGVRGPPEFAVVVEVHAAPRSTLLPAGHEDEQPLSKYEFVVTSGSPVAADRVGPTILNKIEAALTNQNLSVDVVDQCLVCLKEEWMNKVKVLFKFTKVDSRPKEDTQRLLSVLGAAEEDNVKLLKFWMTGLSKTYKSHLMSTVRSPMASEARS; encoded by the exons ATGAACGCCATTGTCGCCCTGTGTCACTTCTGCGAGCTGCACGGCCCCCGCACACTCTTCTGCACGGAGGTGCTGCACGCCCCGCTTCCCCAGGGCGCCGGGAGCGGGGACAGCCCCGGCCAGGGCGAGCAGGCCGAGGAGGAGGAAGGCGGCATCCAGATGAGCGGCCGCGGCCGCGCCCACAGCCCCgcggagggggccggcgccgagcCGGGCAGCGCGGGGCCCAGGAAGTCGGACATGTGTGAG GGCTGCCGCTCTCTGGCCGCGGGCCACCCGGGCTACATCAGCCACGACAAGGAGACTTCCATCAAGTACGTCAGTCACCAGCACCCCAACCACCCCCAGCTCTTCAGCATCGTCCGCCAGGCCTGCGTCCGCAGCCTGAGCTGTGAG GTCTGCCCCGGCCGCGAAGGCCCCATCTTCTTCGGGGACGAGCAGCACGGCTTCGTGTTCAGCCACACGTTCTTCATCAAGGACAGCCTGGCCCGGGGCTTCCAGCGCTGGTACAGCATCATCGCCATCATGATGGACCGCATCTACCTCATCAGCTCCTGGCCCTTCCTGCTGGCCAGGGTGCGGGCCATCATCGACGAGCTGCAGGGCAAAGCCCTCAAG GTGTTTGAGGCGGAGCAGTTCGGGTGCCCACAGCGCGCGCAGCGGATGAACACGGCCTTCACGCCCTTCCTGCACCAGCGGAACGGCAACGCAGCGCGCTCGCTCACGTCCCTGACCAGTGACGACAACCTGTGGGCGTGCCTGCACACCTCCTTCGCCTG GCTCCTGAAAGCGTGCGGCAGCCGACTGACGGAGAAGCTGCTGGAAGGCGCGCCGACCGAGGACACCCTGGTGCAGATGGAGAAGCTGGCCG GTGCTGGGCGCCCAGTCCTTCCGCATGCTGGCCTGGCACGTGCTCATGGGGAACCAGGTGATCTGGAAGAGCAGAGACGTGGACCTGGTCCACTCGGCGTTCGAGGTCCTCCGG AGTTCGCCGTCGTCGTGGAGGTCCACGCGGCCCCCCGCTCCACCCTCCTCCCGGCGGGCCACGAGGACGAGCAGCCTCTGAGCAAGTATGAGTTCGTGGTGACCAGCGGGAGCCCCGTGGCCGCGGACCGAG TGGGCCCCACCATCCTGAACAAGATCGAAGCAGCTCTGACCAACCAGAACCTGTCTGTGGACGTGGTGGACCAGTGCCTCGTCTGCCTCAAAGAGGAGTGGATGAA CAAAGTGAAGGTGCTGTTCAAGTTCACCAAGGTGGACAGCCGGCCCAAAGAGGACACGCAGCGGCTCCTGAGCGTGCTGGGCGCGGCCGAGGAGGACAACGTGAAGCTGCTCAAGTTCTGGATGACCGGCCTGAGCAAGACCTACAAGTCACACCTCATGTCCACCGTCCGCAGCCCCATGGCCTCCGAGGCGCGGAGCTGA
- the FLCN gene encoding folliculin isoform X2, which translates to MNAIVALCHFCELHGPRTLFCTEVLHAPLPQGAGSGDSPGQGEQAEEEEGGIQMSGRGRAHSPAEGAGAEPGSAGPRKSDMCEVCPGREGPIFFGDEQHGFVFSHTFFIKDSLARGFQRWYSIIAIMMDRIYLISSWPFLLARVRAIIDELQGKALKVFEAEQFGCPQRAQRMNTAFTPFLHQRNGNAARSLTSLTSDDNLWACLHTSFAWLLKACGSRLTEKLLEGAPTEDTLVQMEKLADLEEESESWDNSETEEEEKAPVLPGGADGRELTKCPTDSSLLSDRGSWQPRKPTGFKSLRHMRQVLGAQSFRMLAWHVLMGNQVIWKSRDVDLVHSAFEVLRTMLPVGCVRIIPYSSQYEEAYRCNFLGLSPQVQVPAHVLSSEFAVVVEVHAAPRSTLLPAGHEDEQPLSKYEFVVTSGSPVAADRVGPTILNKIEAALTNQNLSVDVVDQCLVCLKEEWMNKVKVLFKFTKVDSRPKEDTQRLLSVLGAAEEDNVKLLKFWMTGLSKTYKSHLMSTVRSPMASEARS; encoded by the exons ATGAACGCCATTGTCGCCCTGTGTCACTTCTGCGAGCTGCACGGCCCCCGCACACTCTTCTGCACGGAGGTGCTGCACGCCCCGCTTCCCCAGGGCGCCGGGAGCGGGGACAGCCCCGGCCAGGGCGAGCAGGCCGAGGAGGAGGAAGGCGGCATCCAGATGAGCGGCCGCGGCCGCGCCCACAGCCCCgcggagggggccggcgccgagcCGGGCAGCGCGGGGCCCAGGAAGTCGGACATGTGTGAG GTCTGCCCCGGCCGCGAAGGCCCCATCTTCTTCGGGGACGAGCAGCACGGCTTCGTGTTCAGCCACACGTTCTTCATCAAGGACAGCCTGGCCCGGGGCTTCCAGCGCTGGTACAGCATCATCGCCATCATGATGGACCGCATCTACCTCATCAGCTCCTGGCCCTTCCTGCTGGCCAGGGTGCGGGCCATCATCGACGAGCTGCAGGGCAAAGCCCTCAAG GTGTTTGAGGCGGAGCAGTTCGGGTGCCCACAGCGCGCGCAGCGGATGAACACGGCCTTCACGCCCTTCCTGCACCAGCGGAACGGCAACGCAGCGCGCTCGCTCACGTCCCTGACCAGTGACGACAACCTGTGGGCGTGCCTGCACACCTCCTTCGCCTG GCTCCTGAAAGCGTGCGGCAGCCGACTGACGGAGAAGCTGCTGGAAGGCGCGCCGACCGAGGACACCCTGGTGCAGATGGAGAAGCTGGCCG ACCTGGAAGAGGAGTCGGAGAGCTGGGACAACTCGGAGaccgaggaggaggagaaggcccCCGTGCTGCCGGGGGGCGCCGACGGGCGGGAGCTGACCAAGTGCCCGACAGACTCGTCCTTGCTCTCGGACCGCGGCAGCTGGCAGCCCCGCAAGCCGACCGGCTTCAAGTCGCTGCGGCACATGAGACAG GTGCTGGGCGCCCAGTCCTTCCGCATGCTGGCCTGGCACGTGCTCATGGGGAACCAGGTGATCTGGAAGAGCAGAGACGTGGACCTGGTCCACTCGGCGTTCGAGGTCCTCCGG ACCATGCTGCCCGTGGGCTGCGTGCGCATCATCCCCTACAGCAGCCAGTACGAGGAGGCCTACCGCTGCAACTTCCTGGGGCTCAGCCCGCAGGTGCAGGTCCCCGCCCACGTGTTGTCCTCAG AGTTCGCCGTCGTCGTGGAGGTCCACGCGGCCCCCCGCTCCACCCTCCTCCCGGCGGGCCACGAGGACGAGCAGCCTCTGAGCAAGTATGAGTTCGTGGTGACCAGCGGGAGCCCCGTGGCCGCGGACCGAG TGGGCCCCACCATCCTGAACAAGATCGAAGCAGCTCTGACCAACCAGAACCTGTCTGTGGACGTGGTGGACCAGTGCCTCGTCTGCCTCAAAGAGGAGTGGATGAA CAAAGTGAAGGTGCTGTTCAAGTTCACCAAGGTGGACAGCCGGCCCAAAGAGGACACGCAGCGGCTCCTGAGCGTGCTGGGCGCGGCCGAGGAGGACAACGTGAAGCTGCTCAAGTTCTGGATGACCGGCCTGAGCAAGACCTACAAGTCACACCTCATGTCCACCGTCCGCAGCCCCATGGCCTCCGAGGCGCGGAGCTGA
- the FLCN gene encoding folliculin isoform X1 — MNAIVALCHFCELHGPRTLFCTEVLHAPLPQGAGSGDSPGQGEQAEEEEGGIQMSGRGRAHSPAEGAGAEPGSAGPRKSDMCEGCRSLAAGHPGYISHDKETSIKYVSHQHPNHPQLFSIVRQACVRSLSCEVCPGREGPIFFGDEQHGFVFSHTFFIKDSLARGFQRWYSIIAIMMDRIYLISSWPFLLARVRAIIDELQGKALKVFEAEQFGCPQRAQRMNTAFTPFLHQRNGNAARSLTSLTSDDNLWACLHTSFAWLLKACGSRLTEKLLEGAPTEDTLVQMEKLADLEEESESWDNSETEEEEKAPVLPGGADGRELTKCPTDSSLLSDRGSWQPRKPTGFKSLRHMRQVLGAQSFRMLAWHVLMGNQVIWKSRDVDLVHSAFEVLRTMLPVGCVRIIPYSSQYEEAYRCNFLGLSPQVQVPAHVLSSEFAVVVEVHAAPRSTLLPAGHEDEQPLSKYEFVVTSGSPVAADRVGPTILNKIEAALTNQNLSVDVVDQCLVCLKEEWMNKVKVLFKFTKVDSRPKEDTQRLLSVLGAAEEDNVKLLKFWMTGLSKTYKSHLMSTVRSPMASEARS; from the exons ATGAACGCCATTGTCGCCCTGTGTCACTTCTGCGAGCTGCACGGCCCCCGCACACTCTTCTGCACGGAGGTGCTGCACGCCCCGCTTCCCCAGGGCGCCGGGAGCGGGGACAGCCCCGGCCAGGGCGAGCAGGCCGAGGAGGAGGAAGGCGGCATCCAGATGAGCGGCCGCGGCCGCGCCCACAGCCCCgcggagggggccggcgccgagcCGGGCAGCGCGGGGCCCAGGAAGTCGGACATGTGTGAG GGCTGCCGCTCTCTGGCCGCGGGCCACCCGGGCTACATCAGCCACGACAAGGAGACTTCCATCAAGTACGTCAGTCACCAGCACCCCAACCACCCCCAGCTCTTCAGCATCGTCCGCCAGGCCTGCGTCCGCAGCCTGAGCTGTGAG GTCTGCCCCGGCCGCGAAGGCCCCATCTTCTTCGGGGACGAGCAGCACGGCTTCGTGTTCAGCCACACGTTCTTCATCAAGGACAGCCTGGCCCGGGGCTTCCAGCGCTGGTACAGCATCATCGCCATCATGATGGACCGCATCTACCTCATCAGCTCCTGGCCCTTCCTGCTGGCCAGGGTGCGGGCCATCATCGACGAGCTGCAGGGCAAAGCCCTCAAG GTGTTTGAGGCGGAGCAGTTCGGGTGCCCACAGCGCGCGCAGCGGATGAACACGGCCTTCACGCCCTTCCTGCACCAGCGGAACGGCAACGCAGCGCGCTCGCTCACGTCCCTGACCAGTGACGACAACCTGTGGGCGTGCCTGCACACCTCCTTCGCCTG GCTCCTGAAAGCGTGCGGCAGCCGACTGACGGAGAAGCTGCTGGAAGGCGCGCCGACCGAGGACACCCTGGTGCAGATGGAGAAGCTGGCCG ACCTGGAAGAGGAGTCGGAGAGCTGGGACAACTCGGAGaccgaggaggaggagaaggcccCCGTGCTGCCGGGGGGCGCCGACGGGCGGGAGCTGACCAAGTGCCCGACAGACTCGTCCTTGCTCTCGGACCGCGGCAGCTGGCAGCCCCGCAAGCCGACCGGCTTCAAGTCGCTGCGGCACATGAGACAG GTGCTGGGCGCCCAGTCCTTCCGCATGCTGGCCTGGCACGTGCTCATGGGGAACCAGGTGATCTGGAAGAGCAGAGACGTGGACCTGGTCCACTCGGCGTTCGAGGTCCTCCGG ACCATGCTGCCCGTGGGCTGCGTGCGCATCATCCCCTACAGCAGCCAGTACGAGGAGGCCTACCGCTGCAACTTCCTGGGGCTCAGCCCGCAGGTGCAGGTCCCCGCCCACGTGTTGTCCTCAG AGTTCGCCGTCGTCGTGGAGGTCCACGCGGCCCCCCGCTCCACCCTCCTCCCGGCGGGCCACGAGGACGAGCAGCCTCTGAGCAAGTATGAGTTCGTGGTGACCAGCGGGAGCCCCGTGGCCGCGGACCGAG TGGGCCCCACCATCCTGAACAAGATCGAAGCAGCTCTGACCAACCAGAACCTGTCTGTGGACGTGGTGGACCAGTGCCTCGTCTGCCTCAAAGAGGAGTGGATGAA CAAAGTGAAGGTGCTGTTCAAGTTCACCAAGGTGGACAGCCGGCCCAAAGAGGACACGCAGCGGCTCCTGAGCGTGCTGGGCGCGGCCGAGGAGGACAACGTGAAGCTGCTCAAGTTCTGGATGACCGGCCTGAGCAAGACCTACAAGTCACACCTCATGTCCACCGTCCGCAGCCCCATGGCCTCCGAGGCGCGGAGCTGA
- the COPS3 gene encoding COP9 signalosome complex subunit 3 isoform X3: protein MQMNTNQLTSIHADLCQLCLLAKCFKPALPYLDVDMMDICKENGAYDAKHFLCYYYYGGMIYTGLKNFERALYFYEQAITTPAMAVSHIMLESYKKYILVSLILLGKVQQLPKYTSQIVGRFIKPLSNAYHELAQVYSTNNPSELRNLVNKHSEAFTRDNNMGLVKQCLSSLYKKNIQRLTKTFLTLSLQDMASRVQLSGPQEAEKYVLHMIEDGEIFASINQKDGMVSFHDNPEKYNNPAMLHHMDQEMLKCIELDERLKAMDQEITVNPQFVQKSMGSQEDDSGNKPSSYS from the exons CTTTGTTTGCTGGCAAAATGCTTTAAACCTGCCCTTCCGTATCTTGATGTGGACATGATGGACATTTGTAAAGAGAACGGAGCCTATGACGCGAAGCACTTCTTATGTTACTATTACTACGGAGGCATGATCTACACGGGGCTGAAGAACTTCGAAAGAGCGCTCTACTTCTACGAACAG GCTATTACTACTCCTGCCATGGCCGTCAGCCACATTATGTTGGAATCATATAAAAAGTATATTCTAGTGTCTTTGATATTACTTGGGAAAGTACAACAGCTACCAAAATACACGTCCCAGATCGTGGGTAGATTCATCAAG CCCCTCAGCAATGCCTACCACGAGCTGGCACAGGTGTATTCCACCAACAACCCCTCGGAGCTCCGGAACCTGGTGAACAAGCACAGCGAGGCGTTCACCCGGGACAACAACATGGGGCTGGTGAAGCAGTGCCTGTCCTCGCTGTACAAGAAGAACATCCAGAGGCTGACGAAG ACCTTCCTCACGCTGTCCTTACAAGACATGGCGAGTCGCGTGCAGCTCTCGGGTCCTCAGGAGGCGGAGAAGTACGTTCTGCACATG atAGAAGACGGGGAGATTTTTGCAAGTATCAACCAGAAGGACGGCATGGTCAGTTTCCATGACAACCCTGAGAAATACAACAACCCCGCCATGCTCCACCACATGGATCAGGAG ATGCTGAAGTGCATAGAGCTGGACGAGCGGCTGAAGGCCATGGACCAGGAGATCACAGTGAATCCCCAGTTCGTGCAGAAG AGTATGGGCTCACAGGAGGACGATTCAGGAAACAAACCATCCAGTTACTCTTGA